The bacterium genomic interval GGGCTGGGTCTGTGGACGGCCAGGCGCAGGACCTTCTTCCACAGCCGGGTGCAGCGGTACGACGAGGCCACGACCTCCTTGAGACGGTCGAGGTCGAAGGCCCGGCCCGAGATTTCCTCCAGGGTCGGGATCAGGGCCTTGTGCTGGGCGATGAGGCCGTCGAGGTGGTCGCGGGTGATCTCGCCCAGGCCGCGCTGGGTGTCGATGCCGATCAGGGGCACGTCCCACTCGCGCCGGTAGAAGGCGAACCAGTCCTGCACGTCGCGGCACTGGTTGGTGTTGTAGACCAGGATGTCGGCCTGCGGGAGGCCGGCCATGCCGAAGGCCTCTATCAGGGGGGTCTGCCGCTTGAGATACGACCCCACGTCGCTGGTCAGGTAGGAGCAGATGTCCGGCGAGTAGCCCCGGGCATTGGCCGCCGGGATAAGGTCGGCCGCCATGCGCGAGGAGCCCAGCACGGCGCCGTGGTTCTCGGGAAAGTAGACGAGGAAGCCGAAGGACCTCAGCAGTTCGGCGGGCCCCACGCTGGTGCACCAGGCGATCTTGCGGTCGCCGGTGCGGGCGGCCCGGTCGAGCTCCTGGAAGTAGGCGCCCATGAGCTTGCGCATCAGGCCCGTGGCCTGGATTTTCTTGATGCCGCCGGCCGGTTTGTCTCCCATTTTCCCTCCTCGTTGACGTCCTCCGCCACCCTACCACCGCAGCGGTGTCCATTCCATCCAGAATCGGGCGCGAATCGCCCGCAATCGCTTCATTGAAGGTTGAAATCCCACTTACGCGATGCGAGAATGGCCTTTCAGGCCCAACGAAACGGCGGTCTGCGGATTCGAGCGGCGGTGGTCGCCCATCGCCACATCGAGCGGCGGGTCGTCTCATGATTCCAGGAGGTCATCCATGATCGTCGGCGTCATCGGCTCCGGCTCCATCGGCCCCGACCTGGCCTACGGATTCGTCTCCGCCCTCGCCGGCGACCCCGAGTCGCGCGTCTACCTTCACGACATCAGGCAGGAGGCCCTCGACGCCGGCGCCGCCCGCATCAAGGGCTACGTGGCCAAGGGCGTATCCCGCGGCAAGCTCAGTCCCAAGGTGGCGGCGGCCATCGAGAAGCTGCTGGTGCCCACCCTGGAGCTGGTCGACCTGGCCGAC includes:
- a CDS encoding 2-hydroxyacyl-CoA dehydratase family protein, which produces MGDKPAGGIKKIQATGLMRKLMGAYFQELDRAARTGDRKIAWCTSVGPAELLRSFGFLVYFPENHGAVLGSSRMAADLIPAANARGYSPDICSYLTSDVGSYLKRQTPLIEAFGMAGLPQADILVYNTNQCRDVQDWFAFYRREWDVPLIGIDTQRGLGEITRDHLDGLIAQHKALIPTLEEISGRAFDLDRLKEVVASSYRCTRLWKKVLRLAVHRPSPITFFDGTIHMGPAVVLRGTAEAEQYYEVLVAELEQRIAAGVAAVDGERHRYYWEGMPVWGKLRDHAELFSAQRACVVASTYCNSWIFEPLDCADPFEGMARAYTELFIVRSEDFKERYLKTMFETYGIDGIIYHDAKTCPNNSNCRYGMPQRLTGETGVPYVTINGDLNDLRLYSEEQVRTQFEALAEQLQEGA